A single Cupriavidus sp. D39 DNA region contains:
- a CDS encoding SDR family oxidoreductase, whose product MGLSINLEGKVALVTGASSGLGTRFAHVLASAGAKVILASRRTERLKELRAAIEAEGGSAHVVQLDVTDHDSIRSAVAHAETEAGAIDILVNNSGVSTTQRLTDVTPDDFDFVFDTNTRGAFFVAQEVAKRMIARAKGAEKNGNPLPQSRIVNIASVAGLKVLSQIGVYCMSKASVVHMTKSMALEWARHGINVNAICPGYIDTDINHHHWDTDAGQKLIQMLPRKRVGKPEDLDGLLLLLASDQSAFINGAIITADDGMV is encoded by the coding sequence ATGGGTTTGTCGATCAATCTGGAAGGCAAGGTCGCGCTGGTGACAGGCGCTTCAAGCGGTCTGGGCACGCGGTTTGCCCACGTCCTGGCGAGCGCCGGCGCCAAGGTCATCCTGGCGTCTCGGCGCACCGAGCGGCTCAAGGAGCTGCGTGCCGCGATCGAGGCCGAGGGCGGCAGCGCGCACGTGGTGCAGCTCGACGTGACCGACCACGACAGCATCCGCTCGGCGGTGGCGCATGCCGAGACCGAGGCCGGTGCGATCGACATCCTGGTCAATAACTCGGGCGTCTCCACCACCCAGCGCCTGACCGACGTGACCCCCGACGACTTCGATTTCGTCTTTGACACCAATACCCGGGGCGCTTTCTTCGTGGCGCAGGAAGTGGCCAAGCGCATGATTGCGCGCGCCAAGGGCGCCGAGAAGAACGGCAATCCGCTGCCGCAGTCACGCATCGTCAATATCGCGTCGGTCGCCGGGCTCAAGGTGCTGTCGCAGATCGGCGTGTACTGCATGAGCAAGGCCTCGGTGGTGCACATGACCAAGTCGATGGCGCTGGAATGGGCGCGCCATGGCATCAACGTCAACGCCATCTGCCCCGGCTATATCGATACCGATATCAACCACCACCATTGGGACACCGACGCCGGCCAGAAACTGATCCAGATGCTGCCCCGCAAGCGCGTGGGCAAGCCCGAGGACCTGGACGGCCTGCTGTTGCTGCTGGCGTCCGACCAGTCGGCATTCATCAACGGCGCGATCATCACCGCCGACGACGGCATGGTGTGA
- a CDS encoding electron transfer flavoprotein-ubiquinone oxidoreductase, translating into MNQQQLLEQYGPREAMEYDVVIVGGGPAGLATAIRLKQLAQEKGTEVNVCVLEKGSEPGAHILSGAIMDPCALNELIPNWKELGAPLNQPVAEDKFLFLNETGSKATPSALLPECFHNHGNYIISLSNFTRWLGQQAEGLGVEIFPGFPAAEVLYNDDGSVKGVATGNLGINKEGEPTENFQLGMELHAKYTIFAEGSRGHLGKQLIAKYKLDDGKDPQSYGIGLKELWEIDPAKHQPGLVVHTAGWPLDPATYGGSFLYHMEDNKVAVGFVVGLDYTNPWLSPFEEFQRFKTHPEIRKYFEGGKRISYGARAITAGGLLSLPKTVFPGGALVGCDAGYLNASRIKGSHAAIKTGMMAAEAAYDALQAGRQHDELAAYPTAFENSWLHKELLQAKNFKQWFKKGRTTATLMTGIEQWLLPKLGIRNPPWTIHREKPDHVYLKPAAECPQIAYPKPDGKLTFDRLSSVFISNTNHEENQPAHLTLKDASVPVNVNWDKFAGPESRYCPAGVYEFVQNEDGKERLQINAQNCVHCKTCDIKDPTQNIVWVTPEGGGGPNYVGM; encoded by the coding sequence ATGAATCAGCAACAGCTCCTGGAGCAGTACGGCCCCCGCGAGGCCATGGAATACGACGTAGTCATCGTTGGCGGCGGCCCCGCCGGCCTGGCAACCGCCATCCGCCTGAAGCAACTCGCCCAGGAGAAAGGCACCGAGGTCAATGTCTGCGTGCTGGAGAAGGGCTCCGAACCCGGCGCCCACATCCTGTCCGGCGCCATCATGGACCCGTGTGCGCTGAACGAGCTGATCCCCAACTGGAAGGAACTCGGCGCCCCGCTGAACCAACCGGTCGCTGAAGACAAGTTCCTGTTCCTCAACGAAACCGGTTCCAAGGCCACGCCGTCCGCCCTGCTGCCGGAATGCTTCCACAACCACGGCAACTACATCATCAGCCTGTCCAACTTCACGCGCTGGCTGGGGCAGCAGGCCGAAGGCCTGGGCGTCGAGATCTTCCCCGGCTTCCCCGCTGCCGAAGTGCTCTACAACGACGACGGCTCCGTCAAGGGCGTGGCGACCGGCAACCTGGGCATCAACAAGGAAGGCGAGCCTACCGAGAACTTCCAGCTCGGCATGGAGCTGCACGCCAAGTACACCATCTTCGCCGAAGGCTCGCGCGGCCACCTGGGCAAGCAGTTGATCGCGAAATACAAGCTCGACGACGGCAAGGATCCGCAAAGCTACGGCATCGGCCTCAAAGAGCTGTGGGAGATCGATCCCGCCAAGCACCAGCCAGGCCTGGTGGTGCACACCGCCGGCTGGCCGCTGGACCCGGCCACCTACGGCGGCTCCTTCCTGTACCACATGGAAGACAACAAGGTCGCGGTGGGCTTCGTGGTAGGCCTGGACTACACCAACCCCTGGCTGTCTCCCTTCGAGGAATTCCAGCGCTTCAAGACGCACCCGGAAATCCGCAAGTATTTCGAAGGCGGCAAGCGCATCAGCTACGGCGCGCGCGCCATCACGGCAGGCGGCCTGCTGTCGCTGCCCAAGACCGTATTCCCGGGTGGCGCCCTGGTCGGCTGCGACGCCGGCTACCTCAACGCCTCGCGCATCAAGGGCAGCCACGCCGCCATCAAGACCGGCATGATGGCCGCCGAAGCCGCCTACGATGCGCTGCAGGCCGGCCGCCAGCACGACGAACTCGCGGCCTACCCGACCGCCTTCGAGAACAGCTGGCTGCACAAGGAACTGCTGCAAGCCAAGAACTTCAAGCAGTGGTTCAAGAAGGGCCGCACCACCGCCACGCTGATGACCGGCATCGAGCAATGGCTGCTGCCCAAGCTGGGCATCCGCAACCCGCCCTGGACCATCCACCGCGAAAAGCCCGACCACGTCTACCTCAAGCCAGCGGCCGAGTGCCCGCAGATCGCTTATCCCAAGCCGGACGGCAAGCTGACCTTCGACCGCCTCAGCTCGGTGTTCATCAGCAACACCAACCATGAGGAAAACCAGCCGGCCCACCTGACGCTCAAGGATGCCAGCGTCCCCGTCAACGTCAACTGGGACAAGTTTGCCGGCCCCGAAAGCCGATACTGCCCGGCCGGCGTGTACGAGTTCGTGCAGAACGAAGACGGCAAGGAACGCCTGCAGATCAATGCGCAGAACTGCGTGCACTGCAAGACCTGCGACATCAAGGATCCCACGCAGAACATCGTCTGGGTGACGCCGGAAGGCGGCGGCGGCCCGAACTACGTGGGCATGTAA